The genomic stretch CGCACAGGTAGTGTCCCGGTGGGGGAGCCGAGCCCCGACGTCGAACTTCCGTCATCTCAGGCCTGTCTTTCTGTTTGTCTGCCTGTCAGCCTCTGTGGGGATGAGTTACTCCGATGCTACTGTCTTGTCCGTGGAGCTCAATAAACCATTGAATGCGACAGATAAGATTGCGCTACCGGACAGGTGGACAGGAGTGATAGCGCTGCAATGGACAGATacaaaattgtttataaatcACTGATGCAACACCCTCGAATATCGGAGGACTATTGTTGACTTCTGGGCAAGATTCCTCGCTCGATGTTCGCCATGTTCTGGAAATAGTCCAGGTAACCGTGACTTTTCCATTCGGGATCCGAAAACATCCAATCGTTAAGGGCCTATAAAAGTTGGTTAATTGTCTCGATAGGGAAATTCGAGGCACTGGGTATTGATTAACTAACGATAATGGCACCTACTCAAGATCATATTAGGTCTGGCCAGCAGCCCGATTAGATTGTGTGACGAAATTAATTTGATATCTATATGGTTTGGGGCGTGCTCTGCTCAGAAGTGTTCTGATATTGGCTATTTTTACCGCATAACGATGACCACTCGACTGACTGGAAAAAGGCATCCCTCCCTTTCAATTGATCAAATCACTCCCTTGGCCAATTGCCGTTACGAGTATCATTAATGATATCTAATCGTCCGTTGAGGTCTGATCAACAGTTTCATCAGAACCCGCTGCGGAATAATCAGAATGACAACTCGATTAGCTTCGGGGAATCCTGATCCCACGACAATTAGATATTCCACTTGAAAGAAGAATTCTCGCCCAGTATAACTCTCATTTGAACCACCTGTTTACTGGTCTAACAAATACCATTCCCTTCCATTTCGATTACTGGTCGACGTCTGCACCAATTTTTGGAGAATCCAGATTTGTTGGATGTTATTATATCAGTAACACTTCCTAATCAGGTCGGACGAAGGCCTTTAAACCGTTAAATGAAATAAGTGAAATGAACCCGGGATGGATAAAATAGAATTCCATCATTGCActcaaaataaatgtatgatATTATTTCCTTGTTCAGTAAATGATTTATTACAAGCCATATCGCATGTGATATGTGAAATATACATAGATCACTTGATAAGCGCATGTCAGGGACAGATTACCCCTGGCAAAGTATCATTTTGTTTATCAAAATTTTGATGCAAAGTTTTCAGCAAGTGATTCATTACAAAACATATCACAAATCACATTTtgttaatttcaatttcaggGTTCTTCCACcaataaaccaaaaaatattgcCAAGGCTCCAAGCAACCTTAGATATTTTGAAGATACTTTTTCGGGAAGATTCAGCCTTTGCAGAAAGAAACACCAAAAAGAACTGCCTGCATCCCTGGGAAAGTAATCACTTTACGAGTATCaaggatatactcgtacacgaAAACCCCTTCCGCATGCCGCAACTACCCCAATGTCAATCGCCGGCTCGGGGCTGCCCAGATAGTAGTGGCTCCCACAATCGGAATGCCAGACAGGTGCACGTAAATAGTACTACACAtactatactcgtatatgtggTACAATACGTACTTTCGGTGAGTAGTTCGTAGCCTCTATTATTCGCACATTTAATTGTATAATCTTATCGGCACTTGAACGATTAATGAAATTGCCGCTCGAGTTCCTTTTCACAGGGACCTGAACATGTCCCGGTCGCAGAGTCGAGGGCAATCGAAACGGTAAAGATACGGGGCTGCAGCGCGAGGATGGATAAAGAGAGGACCGACCGACCGTTCAGCGGTGTGGCGCAAATCAgactgaaaattgaaatttttgaaattttcgtCGCTGTCCGGCCGGACCAAGCCGCTGCCTGTCGCCAATCGAAGCCCGATAAAGCATTATCGTCAAAGCTATAAAACAAAGCGGCGGGCTGCGAGTAAATAGTTCCAATCGGTGCTCGGTTCTCTTAGGCCTATATGCACCTGCCCTCCAACGGCTCACCCCGGCCCGCTCATTGCTGGCCCACGTGCAAATATGATTTATGTCGTTTCTCCAAAAAACTTGACGTTATCACTTGTCTTTGTCTTTCGCTGAAAATAGCCTGTTTCTCCTTCGCACTTTCTCGTGGAGACTTCTCGGTGGCCATAGCAATAACAATGACAATAGAATACGGACAATAAcagaacgacaacgacaatgaCATTATTATTACGATCCACTGACCACTCGGCGCCCCCACAGTCCGGCACAATGATTAGATTTGTAAGCAAGTGAATTAGGCAGAATGTGGGTAGCGTAGAGTGTGTGCAGATTGTGTGGAGACTGTGTGGGGAGTGTAGAGTGTAGAATGTGCATCCAACGAGGGCCGCTACAGCAGTACCTAGTTGTCCGTTTTTATGTGCAGATCCGGATCGTGGATATTCTGGACGAACCTGTTCCGGCCAATGTCCCACAGCATAATGAATCCCACGGACAGCACAAAGATCAGAAGGCCAAGTGCGAAGATGCTCTGGGAGAGGACGGAACTTATGTATTTGTTGCAGTGCCAGCACGGTTTCGGCTTGTAGTCCGGATTAAAGCCGGAGTCAGATGCTGCAAAAGAAACAGATGATtctataattataaaatacatTTGCACAAGAGCAGCACCCCACCTTCGGTCATGACATCCAAATGGAATGAGTACAGGCTCAGGCGGGCTCCTTCATCCGAATAGGCGGTGATGGACTGACAGCACAGACTGTTCTTCAAGCTGAAGAATATCAGTTCCCGCGGATAGTACGTCACATTGATGTTGAAAATAATGCGTGTGATCTGCCAGCTGCCGCCCACAGGCAAACTCTCGATCAGCATGTAGCCCATATGGGTATTCAGTACAATCACGAAACCCTCGTTGACGCCGTGGGAACCCACCAGACCCACCTGCAGACTCTCGTTGCCCGTTTTCAGCTCAACGTAGGTGCGATTGTAGTGCACCTCATGGCCGACTTTTACCTCCTCGGCCAGGATGATCTTTAGCACGCCAACGATGGCCAGCTCATGTCGCAGAATGGTGAGTTTCGTGGGATCTGCCTTTTGGCCAACATCGCCAGTGAAGACGACATTCGTATCTTCGTTGTGGCTATGGCGCATGCTGGACGTGCTGTAATATCTACGACGCTTGAGAGCTCGGGACTCCTCCTCGAAGGCCGTGTAGATGTGGATGACGCGGCAACTCTTGAGCTCATCCAAGACGGCGGCTATTGTGGCATCTAAGAGAGAGTAGACCAGGCATGATCAGTTGCTGCACTTGGCCATTGAATCGAACCCACCATGTGCCGGCAGATTGCGATCCCCGAAGTTGAAGCAGTGTATACGACCGATCTCGCAAGGAATCTCCTTCGCCAAATTAATCTCCGTTCCGTCCGCGGGTAGAACGTGCCAAACCAGGCCAGGACTGATCGATACCCGACTAATGTGGTCTAATGCCCTTATGGGCTTCTCCACCTGACTGTAGAATCGCACGGGCAAAATCTGACTCATCATCGGGTAACATGAAGGGCAGTTTATATCTTTGGCCGTTAGCTATAAGGATTAGTTCCAAGAATGTTGGTCGGTTAAATCGGTTTGCTAAACGTACGATTATTATATCAGGACTTACCTCTGTGGCCAGGTAGACTACTATCATATAGTCCTTGTGAATCGGTTTCAGCATCCGAACCAAGTCAAAGGTTTTCATGTATTTAAATATGGTTTGAGGCGGGGGTCTGCAGAGGACAAATTTCAAGCAACTATAGGCGATATGTGACTATTAAGGACTCACGTGTCTAGTCCCCATATCAGCATGGGTGGAGTACTGGGAGGAAAAATGGCCCAGACCAACTTTATAATCATCACAACACACAACCAACGAtacattttgttgcaaattgAAATCAGTTCTTAAATTTCTTTGGCTATATAATTTACAGATTTTCTTGAAGGCTTTTCGTAAGCAATATTCAAGGCCGACTTTGTTTTCTTCTAAAGAAAAATAGATACTTGCATATCGTTCACAGTACTTTCGCTTCAGAAATCATAGCTAAAATATAACTACATTTTTCTAGGCTACGAAATGTCTTCGTAATATCTCTATTTATGCAGCATCATTAATCCTAAGCCTTAAGCCTAAGAAGGCAAATAGAATAAGTCAATATATAACCAAATATGGGTAGAAAGGCTCGGAACTTCTCCACGGTTAACTTAGAGTAAACTTCTAAAATGAACTCACTACTGAAAAGATCGGGACCATCTTATATTAACTCCAAGCGATCCCAATTGTTTAGATACATGCttgatgctgctgcaacatGTCCCCCACGATCCCACGATGCGTAAGCGGCGGCAATAAAGTTGCTATTAGGCacgaaaatgaaacaaaaagtATGTGCTAAACTCTGATAAGATAAAACGGGACGCCTTATCAGTGGACGGACAGACACTGAGAGCGAGGCGAGAGGTGTACCCCAGGTAGAGCTCTCCTCAGTTTGCTCTCGTCCAGCTATTCGAATAGACGTTGGTCTGGTCAGTGCGTGGTGTGGTGAAGATGCCATCGATTCATGGCCATTGAAGAAAGTTAATATCTAAAAAGCTAGtgagcaaaaaacaaaaacgaaatacATATCGAAATCGAATAGAAATATGGCGCAAAATATGCGCAACTCCGATCTATCGCAGATAGCTGTAAATGCCAACAACATACCCGACGGTGGGTCCCAAGAAACTCATAAATAGTGCCTCCGTGACTGCCTCGACACGTAATATATAAAATCCTCTCTTCCTCCCAGACAGCGTCGATTGCGGTATCAAGGGTCTGGGCTGGTGCCGTGGCCCAGGATGCCAGAAGTATGCCCGTCTGCGCACGtttgtcctggtcctggcctgCATTGGGATGCTCCAGGGCGCCAGCGAATCCTACTTCCGTGTGTCGGCCAAACAGGCTGCATCCCAGTACGGCTACAGTGCCCTGCTAGTCGGTGAGTAAGCCACACCTATCCCCTATCGCAAAAACACGAACATTACTCGCGCAGCCAGCTCAGGTGTACGGTAGTAATCGAGGTGTTGGCCTGGTTCTACGAGGAGATTTTTTGTGAGTTATCAGTTTTGCGATATTGTTGACGATTGCCAGTGCCTGTGGGCGGGGGCATTCGTTCTCCCGTTTATATACCCAGTACTCTTCAAGGTACAAGGGTATATTGTATTTCTACCTAAGGTTCCTAAATTGGTAGATGGACCGAAGCCCAAAGCCTGGAGCCAGATCAAAAGACAGTCTGAAAAAATCGTGTTCCAAAGATTTGTACGCGCGTTACTAATCTTACTATTTATATGGTTTTTCCCTCCTTGCTGTCAGTATTCCAATCGCTTTTTCCGCAACGGGTATCGAATAGTCCAAATGCGAC from Drosophila pseudoobscura strain MV-25-SWS-2005 chromosome 4, UCI_Dpse_MV25, whole genome shotgun sequence encodes the following:
- the LOC4816785 gene encoding uncharacterized protein; this encodes MYRWLCVVMIIKLVWAIFPPSTPPMLIWGLDTPPPQTIFKYMKTFDLVRMLKPIHKDYMIVVYLATELTAKDINCPSCYPMMSQILPVRFYSQVEKPIRALDHISRVSISPGLVWHVLPADGTEINLAKEIPCEIGRIHCFNFGDRNLPAHDATIAAVLDELKSCRVIHIYTAFEEESRALKRRRYYSTSSMRHSHNEDTNVVFTGDVGQKADPTKLTILRHELAIVGVLKIILAEEVKVGHEVHYNRTYVELKTGNESLQVGLVGSHGVNEGFVIVLNTHMGYMLIESLPVGGSWQITRIIFNINVTYYPRELIFFSLKNSLCCQSITAYSDEGARLSLYSFHLDVMTEASDSGFNPDYKPKPCWHCNKYISSVLSQSIFALGLLIFVLSVGFIMLWDIGRNRFVQNIHDPDLHIKTDN